A stretch of Candidatus Aminicenantes bacterium DNA encodes these proteins:
- a CDS encoding NADH-quinone oxidoreductase subunit C, which translates to MNAEAIVEKINSDIKDKVQDVAIVAPRRINVRVERDKLLAVLRYLKEQFGFTHLATISGVDLGESFEVIYHLASNLATVNVRILAPRSAPTIPSVCSVIPGAILYERELQDMFGLVVQNIPDPRPLLLADDWPAGEYPLRKDWHFERPAEKIPGGK; encoded by the coding sequence ATGAATGCCGAAGCCATCGTAGAAAAAATAAACAGTGACATCAAGGACAAGGTCCAGGACGTCGCCATCGTCGCCCCCCGGCGCATCAACGTCAGGGTCGAGCGCGACAAGCTGCTGGCGGTGCTCCGCTACCTGAAGGAGCAGTTCGGCTTCACCCACCTGGCCACCATCAGCGGCGTCGACCTGGGCGAATCCTTCGAAGTGATCTACCACCTGGCCAGCAACCTGGCCACGGTCAACGTCAGGATCCTGGCCCCGCGCAGCGCCCCGACCATCCCCTCCGTATGCTCGGTCATCCCCGGCGCGATCCTGTACGAGCGCGAGTTGCAGGACATGTTCGGCCTGGTGGTCCAGAACATCCCCGATCCGCGGCCGCTGCTGCTGGCCGACGATTGGCCCGCCGGCGAGTACCCGCTGCGCAAGGACTGGCATTTCGAACGGCCGGCCGAAAAAATCCCCGGAGGTAAATAA
- the nuoB gene encoding NADH-quinone oxidoreductase subunit NuoB: protein MIERLVHWSRVKSPWVLHLNTGACNACDIEILAALMPRFDLERFGILLKGTPRHADVLICTGPITRQNRDRVVRIYEQVPDPKFVVAVGACAMSGCVYRGAYNSMGGIDQVLPVNAYIPGCPIRPDALIDGVVKLLNSLK, encoded by the coding sequence ATGATTGAAAGACTAGTCCACTGGTCACGGGTCAAATCCCCATGGGTCCTCCATCTCAATACCGGCGCCTGCAACGCCTGCGACATCGAAATCCTGGCCGCGCTGATGCCGCGTTTCGACCTGGAACGCTTCGGCATTCTGCTCAAGGGAACGCCGCGCCACGCCGACGTCCTCATCTGCACCGGCCCCATCACCCGCCAGAACCGCGACCGGGTCGTGCGCATTTACGAGCAGGTTCCCGACCCCAAGTTCGTCGTAGCCGTCGGCGCCTGCGCCATGTCGGGCTGCGTCTATCGCGGCGCCTACAACTCCATGGGCGGCATCGACCAGGTCTTGCCGGTCAACGCCTACATCCCGGGCTGCCCGATCCGTCCCGATGCCCTGATTGACGGAGTCGTCAAACTCCTCAATTCGCTGAAATGA